The Candidatus Dependentiae bacterium sequence TGGACTTATATTATTTATTTCTAAAAAATTATTTTACAAGCGATTTTAAAAAAACTATCTCTTTTTCATAATCTTGAGTTTTTTCAACAGGAGTTTCTAAAATTTTAGGTATTTTTTCAAGTCTCTTATCATTCATAATCAACGAAAATGTTTTTTTAGGTATTTTACCCTGCCCAATATTTTCATGCCTATCCTTTCTGGAATTTAATTCTGTTTTGGAATCGTTAAGATGTATCGCGTATAAATTTTTTAATCCCAAAATTTTAGAAAAATCTTTAATCGTTTTTTCATAGCCGGGTTCTGTTGAAATATCATATCCTGCTGAAAATATATGGCAGGTATCAAGGCAAAACCCAAGTTTATCTTTTTCTTCGCAGTTATCATAAATTGTTTTTAATTGCTCGAATTTGTGCCCAATATTTGTACCCTGTCCTGCAGTTGTTTCCAATAAGATTTTTGTTTTTCCTATACTGTTTTTTAAAATTATATCTAAATTTTTTGATATTTGTTTTATACATGTTTGTTCATCAGAATCCAGGTAGGCTCCGGGGTGAATAACCAAATATGGTATATTTAATTCTTCACATCTATCAAGTTCTTGTTTAAGTGATAAAACAGATTTTTTTTCAATATCTTTTTTAGGCGAGCCTAAATTTATTAAATAAGAAGAATGTGCAATTATAACTTTTATTTTGGATTTTTTATGAATTTCTTTAAATTTAATTATTTCATCTTCTGTTAATTTTTTTACAAACCAAGATCTACTGCTTTTGGTAAATATTTGTATTGCTGTAGCGCCAATAGACTCACCCTCTTCTATGGCTTTGTATAAACCGCCACTAATGGAAGTGTGGGCTCCTAATAATATTGTTTTTTCTTTCATTTCAAATTATCCTTGTCTTTTTGGTTTTTTTTAATTATTTATTATAACTTAATAAGCTTATTTTAATAAAATTGGGATTTAATATGCAAAATTTAAAAAATTTAAAAGACAATAAAGATTTAATTCATGGTGGTGATAAGCTGGTAAATTTTGTAACAAAGGTTTGGGGCCATGAAGAATGGATTGTAAATAATTCTAAATATTGTGGTAAAAAACTTGTTTTAAAAAAAGGTTACCGTTGTTCAATGCATAAGCATAATATAAAAGATGAAACTTTTTATATACTTTCGGGATTGGTTTTAATGGAATCCGAATATGAAGGAAAATATGAAAAACGAATTATGACTTGTGGAGATATTATGCATATAAAGATTGGAATGTGGCATAGATTTACCGGAATCGAAAATTCTGAAATTATGGAATTTTCAACTTTTCATATGGATGAAGACTCTATAAGAAGAGAAGACAGTGGTTCCATTGATTTAAAAGATATTGGTTTTTAGGATTTAATTATATTGAAGATTTTTACTAAATTTATACTACCAATTATTGCATTTTTATCCGGTATTTTATTTTTCTTAATTTATAATGATATTTTAGTTATCAAATTTATTTCTTTTAATAAAAATAATTTTGTAGGTAATTTTTTTGATCACTCAACTGTAAAAAAAAATGTTACATTTTATTATTGGAAAGATGAAAAATTTAATACAGAAAAACGAGATTTAATTTGGTTATCGGATAAGGCTGAAACTTTAAAAC is a genomic window containing:
- a CDS encoding deoxyribonuclease IV, with translation MKEKTILLGAHTSISGGLYKAIEEGESIGATAIQIFTKSSRSWFVKKLTEDEIIKFKEIHKKSKIKVIIAHSSYLINLGSPKKDIEKKSVLSLKQELDRCEELNIPYLVIHPGAYLDSDEQTCIKQISKNLDIILKNSIGKTKILLETTAGQGTNIGHKFEQLKTIYDNCEEKDKLGFCLDTCHIFSAGYDISTEPGYEKTIKDFSKILGLKNLYAIHLNDSKTELNSRKDRHENIGQGKIPKKTFSLIMNDKRLEKIPKILETPVEKTQDYEKEIVFLKSLVK
- a CDS encoding cupin domain-containing protein — protein: MQNLKNLKDNKDLIHGGDKLVNFVTKVWGHEEWIVNNSKYCGKKLVLKKGYRCSMHKHNIKDETFYILSGLVLMESEYEGKYEKRIMTCGDIMHIKIGMWHRFTGIENSEIMEFSTFHMDEDSIRREDSGSIDLKDIGF